One Streptomyces sp. R28 DNA window includes the following coding sequences:
- a CDS encoding PH domain-containing protein, with protein MTTPGVDDAVRERRPVTDRRLHPVTPLRRAWAPVAVLIGWAVHDPDQAQRQLTRLTTTTILLALAVLVPAAALYGFLTWWFTHFAVTDSELRIRTGLVFRRTAHIRLERIQAVDITQPLLARVAGVAKLKLDVIGADKKDELAFLGEDEARALRAELLARAAGFAPETAHEVGEAPSQELLRVPPGVLAVSLVLTGATWATLAAAIVVPTVLWLATESAWTVLATAVPLFGAAGASSVGRFVTEYDWTVGESPDGLRLDHGLLDRAHETVPPGRVQTVRIVEPLLWRRRGWVRVELDVAGSSNSVLLPVAPREVAESVVARVLPGVTVPSHASLSRPPRRAGRCVPVWWRGYGLAVTDAVFAARTGLFRRSLALVPHAKVQSVRLAQGPWERLWGVADVRVDTGANKTVTARLRDAGEAAELLRGQAERSRTGRRDARPDRWMA; from the coding sequence GTGACGACGCCCGGCGTCGACGACGCCGTACGCGAGAGGCGACCCGTGACCGACCGGCGGCTGCACCCCGTGACGCCGCTCAGGCGCGCGTGGGCGCCGGTCGCCGTGCTCATCGGCTGGGCGGTGCACGACCCCGACCAGGCGCAGCGCCAGCTGACCAGGCTGACGACCACCACCATCCTGCTCGCGCTCGCCGTGCTGGTCCCCGCGGCCGCGCTGTACGGCTTCCTCACCTGGTGGTTCACGCACTTCGCGGTGACCGACAGCGAACTGCGCATCCGTACCGGCCTGGTGTTCCGGCGCACCGCGCACATCCGGCTGGAACGCATCCAGGCCGTCGACATCACCCAGCCGCTGCTCGCGCGCGTGGCGGGCGTCGCGAAGCTCAAACTCGACGTCATAGGCGCGGACAAGAAGGACGAACTCGCCTTCCTGGGCGAGGACGAGGCGCGTGCGCTCCGCGCGGAACTCCTCGCGCGCGCCGCCGGTTTCGCGCCCGAGACGGCGCACGAGGTCGGCGAGGCGCCGTCCCAGGAGCTGCTGCGCGTGCCACCGGGCGTCCTGGCCGTCTCGCTCGTCCTGACCGGCGCCACCTGGGCGACGCTGGCCGCCGCGATCGTCGTACCGACCGTCCTCTGGCTGGCCACGGAAAGCGCGTGGACGGTCCTCGCGACCGCGGTTCCGCTGTTCGGTGCAGCGGGAGCAAGCAGCGTGGGGCGGTTCGTCACCGAGTACGACTGGACGGTGGGCGAGTCGCCGGACGGGCTGCGTCTCGACCACGGCCTGCTCGACCGGGCGCACGAGACGGTGCCGCCAGGCCGCGTCCAGACCGTACGGATCGTCGAACCGCTGCTGTGGCGGCGGCGCGGCTGGGTGCGGGTGGAACTGGACGTGGCGGGCTCGTCCAACTCGGTCCTGCTTCCGGTCGCCCCGCGCGAGGTCGCCGAATCGGTCGTCGCGCGCGTGCTGCCCGGGGTGACCGTCCCCTCGCACGCCTCGCTGTCACGTCCGCCGCGGCGGGCGGGCCGGTGCGTGCCGGTGTGGTGGCGCGGGTACGGCCTGGCTGTCACGGACGCGGTGTTCGCCGCCCGGACCGGCCTCTTCCGGCGGAGCCTGGCGCTCGTACCGCACGCGAAGGTCCAGAGCGTACGGCTGGCTCAGGGGCCGTGGGAGCGGCTGTGGGGCGTGGCCGACGTACGCGTGGACACCGGGGCGAACAAGACCGTGACCGCCCGGCTGCGGGACGCAGGGGAGGCCGCGGAGCTGCTGCGGGGGCAGGCGGAGCGGTCGCGCACGGGGCGCAGGGACGCTCGGCCGGATCGGTGGATGGCCTGA
- a CDS encoding PH domain-containing protein, producing the protein METGSPEHTGTAGDERVGDEGVEVEPGWTGLPPGLLKMRRLLLVVWMGLLTIGLALLLGLLAGPGWAAFALLPLALMAWGWVMLGRNWRSWRYAERADDLLISRGVLWREETVVPYGRMQLVEVTSGPVERHFGLASVQLHTAAAATDATIPGLDPAEAERLRDRLTELGEARSAGL; encoded by the coding sequence ATGGAGACGGGGAGCCCGGAGCACACGGGGACGGCGGGAGACGAGCGAGTGGGGGACGAAGGGGTGGAGGTCGAGCCGGGGTGGACCGGGCTGCCGCCGGGGCTGCTGAAGATGCGGCGGCTGTTGCTGGTGGTGTGGATGGGACTGCTGACGATCGGACTGGCCCTGCTGCTCGGGCTGCTCGCCGGGCCCGGCTGGGCCGCCTTCGCGCTGCTGCCGTTGGCCCTGATGGCGTGGGGCTGGGTGATGCTCGGCCGCAACTGGCGTTCGTGGCGCTATGCCGAGCGCGCCGACGACCTGCTGATCAGCCGGGGCGTGCTGTGGCGTGAGGAGACGGTCGTGCCGTACGGCCGGATGCAGCTGGTCGAGGTCACCTCCGGCCCCGTGGAGCGGCACTTCGGCCTGGCCAGCGTGCAACTGCACACGGCCGCCGCGGCCACCGACGCGACCATCCCCGGCCTCGACCCGGCCGAGGCGGAACGGTTGCGCGACCGGCTCACCGAGCTGGGCGAGGCCCGATCGGCGGGGCTGTGA
- a CDS encoding NADH-quinone oxidoreductase subunit D, which produces MTPTTETMVGIGGAAESTDMVLNIGPQHPSTHGVLRLKLVLDGERITRAEPVIGYMHRGAEKLFEARDYRQIIMLANRHDWLSAFSNELGVVLAVERMLGMEVPERAVWTRTLLAELNRVLNHLMFLGSYPLELGGITPIFYAFTEREELQHVMEEVSGGRMHYMFNRVGGLKEDLPAGWTTRARAAVADVRSRMDRFDDLVLGNEIFRGRTRGVGVLAPEAVHAYGASGPIARASGVDFDLRRDEPYLAYGELQDVLKVVTREEGDCLARFECLLEQTHNALDLADACLDRLAELPPGPINQRLPKVLKAPEGHTYAWTENPLGINGYYLVSKGEKTPYRLKLRSASYNNIQVLVELLPGTLVADMVAILGSMFFVVGDIDK; this is translated from the coding sequence ATGACTCCTACGACGGAGACCATGGTCGGTATCGGCGGCGCCGCGGAGAGCACCGACATGGTGCTCAACATCGGGCCCCAGCACCCGTCCACGCACGGCGTGCTGCGTCTCAAGCTCGTCCTGGACGGCGAGCGCATCACGCGCGCGGAGCCGGTGATCGGCTATATGCACCGCGGTGCGGAGAAGCTGTTCGAGGCCCGCGACTACCGCCAGATCATCATGCTCGCCAACCGCCACGACTGGCTGTCGGCCTTCTCCAACGAGCTGGGCGTCGTCCTCGCCGTGGAGCGCATGCTGGGCATGGAGGTGCCGGAGCGGGCGGTGTGGACGCGGACGCTGCTCGCGGAGCTGAACCGGGTGCTCAACCACCTGATGTTCCTGGGGTCGTACCCGCTGGAGCTGGGCGGGATCACGCCGATCTTCTACGCCTTCACGGAGCGCGAGGAACTCCAGCACGTCATGGAGGAGGTCTCCGGTGGGCGTATGCACTACATGTTCAACCGGGTGGGCGGCCTGAAGGAGGACCTGCCGGCCGGCTGGACCACGCGCGCGCGTGCCGCCGTCGCCGACGTGCGCTCGCGCATGGACCGGTTCGACGACCTGGTCCTCGGCAACGAGATCTTCCGCGGGCGCACACGGGGGGTGGGCGTCCTCGCGCCGGAGGCCGTGCACGCCTACGGGGCGAGCGGACCGATCGCGCGGGCCTCGGGCGTCGACTTCGACCTGCGCCGCGACGAGCCCTATCTCGCCTACGGCGAGCTGCAGGACGTCCTGAAGGTGGTGACCCGCGAGGAGGGCGACTGCCTCGCCCGGTTCGAGTGCCTGCTGGAGCAGACCCACAACGCCCTCGACCTCGCCGACGCGTGCCTCGACCGGCTCGCCGAGCTGCCGCCCGGGCCGATCAACCAGCGGCTCCCCAAGGTCCTCAAGGCGCCCGAGGGCCACACGTACGCGTGGACCGAGAACCCGCTCGGCATCAACGGCTACTACCTCGTCAGCAAGGGCGAGAAGACCCCGTACCGGCTCAAGCTGCGCTCGGCGTCGTACAACAACATCCAGGTGCTGGTCGAACTGCTGCCGGGGACGCTGGTCGCGGACATGGTGGCGATTTTGGGGTCGATGTTCTTCGTGGTGGGAGACATCGACAAGTAG
- a CDS encoding SAM-dependent methyltransferase, which translates to MTAEATDEWLGWRAAAQAALYGPDGFYRRPEGPAGHFRTSVHASPLFAGAVARLLCRVDEALGRPASLGFVDMGAGRGELVTRVLAALPAEVAARTRAYAVEVADRPETLDHRIEWLPQPPQGISGLLFANEWLDNVPVDVAEVDPTGVPRLVRVRRDGTERLGERVTGADAEWLARWWPLGRAQGALTAEDARAVQGARAAEDARARGGARATEGLRAEIGLPRDEAWAAAVATLARGLAVAVDYAHTAPARPPFGTLTGFREGRETAPVPDGSCDITAHVALDACATACARPGARLLSQREALRTLGLTGARPPLELASTRPADYVRALASAGEAAELTATGGLGDFGWLVQPVGILDVLASD; encoded by the coding sequence GTGACAGCAGAGGCGACGGACGAATGGCTCGGGTGGCGCGCGGCAGCACAAGCCGCCCTCTACGGGCCGGACGGCTTCTATCGCCGCCCCGAGGGGCCGGCCGGCCACTTCCGTACGTCCGTGCACGCCTCGCCACTCTTCGCCGGCGCCGTGGCCCGGCTGCTGTGCCGGGTCGACGAGGCCCTGGGCCGGCCCGCCTCGCTCGGTTTCGTCGACATGGGTGCGGGGCGGGGCGAGCTGGTCACCCGCGTACTGGCCGCGCTCCCCGCCGAGGTGGCGGCACGCACGCGTGCGTACGCCGTCGAGGTCGCCGACCGCCCGGAAACCCTGGATCACCGGATCGAGTGGCTGCCCCAGCCGCCACAGGGGATCTCGGGCCTGCTGTTCGCCAACGAGTGGCTGGACAACGTCCCCGTGGACGTCGCGGAGGTGGACCCCACGGGCGTACCGCGCCTGGTTCGCGTACGACGGGACGGGACCGAGCGCCTCGGGGAACGGGTCACCGGAGCGGACGCGGAATGGCTCGCGCGGTGGTGGCCGTTGGGGCGCGCGCAGGGGGCGCTGACCGCGGAGGACGCGCGAGCCGTGCAGGGCGCGCGGGCCGCCGAGGACGCGCGGGCCAGGGGAGGCGCGCGGGCCACGGAAGGGCTGCGGGCCGAGATCGGGCTGCCGCGGGACGAGGCCTGGGCTGCCGCCGTCGCGACACTGGCCCGGGGGCTCGCCGTCGCCGTGGACTACGCGCACACGGCGCCCGCCCGGCCGCCCTTCGGGACGCTCACCGGCTTCCGCGAGGGGCGGGAGACAGCTCCCGTGCCGGACGGCTCGTGCGACATCACGGCGCATGTCGCACTGGACGCCTGCGCGACGGCGTGTGCGCGGCCCGGCGCGCGCCTGTTGTCCCAGCGCGAGGCGTTGCGCACCTTGGGCCTCACGGGCGCACGCCCCCCGCTCGAGCTGGCCTCCACGCGGCCGGCCGACTACGTGCGAGCCCTCGCGAGCGCGGGCGAAGCCGCCGAGCTCACCGCGACGGGCGGACTCGGGGACTTCGGGTGGCTGGTGCAGCCGGTTGGAATTTTGGACGTACTGGCGTCGGACTGA
- a CDS encoding sensor histidine kinase has product MQRLYDFLRRHPTWVDSFWAVLLLGISGVAEAVRMDPQEAPGTDSPGVIAPVVILLCLVVALRRRMPEKMLLLAIGVGLAQLVLDVATTPANFAFLVITYTVAATGARWASRLSLAVSMFAAPLAQVRWPERDSGVLGTVALMIFMTVPFALAWVLGDSIRTRRAYYEQLEERATRLEKEREAQAKVAVAAERARIARELHDVVAHNVSVMVVQADGAAYVLDAAPDQAKKALETISSTGRQALAEMRRLLGVLRTGEHQEGGEYVPQPDVEQIDELIQQCRTSGLPVDFKVEGTPRPLPSGVELTAYRIVQEALTNTRKHGGPNAGASVRLVYFDDGLGLLVEDDGKGAPHELYEEGGADGQGHGLIGMRERVGMVGGTLDAGPRPGGGFRISALLPLKPAH; this is encoded by the coding sequence GTGCAGCGCCTCTATGACTTCCTCCGCAGGCACCCGACATGGGTCGACAGCTTCTGGGCCGTCCTCCTCCTCGGGATCTCCGGGGTGGCCGAGGCCGTCCGGATGGACCCGCAGGAGGCTCCGGGCACCGACTCCCCGGGGGTCATCGCCCCGGTCGTGATCCTGCTGTGCCTGGTGGTCGCGTTGCGCCGGCGCATGCCGGAGAAGATGCTGCTGCTCGCCATCGGCGTGGGGCTGGCGCAGCTGGTGCTGGACGTGGCGACGACACCCGCCAACTTCGCCTTCCTGGTGATCACCTACACCGTGGCCGCGACCGGCGCCCGCTGGGCCTCCCGGCTCTCGCTGGCCGTGTCCATGTTCGCGGCGCCCCTGGCACAGGTGCGCTGGCCGGAGAGGGACTCGGGCGTCCTGGGCACCGTGGCCCTGATGATCTTCATGACGGTGCCGTTCGCGCTCGCCTGGGTGCTCGGCGACTCGATCCGCACCCGCCGCGCCTACTACGAGCAGCTCGAGGAGCGCGCGACCCGGCTCGAAAAGGAGCGCGAGGCGCAGGCCAAGGTCGCGGTCGCCGCCGAACGCGCCCGGATCGCGCGCGAGCTGCACGACGTCGTCGCGCACAACGTCTCGGTGATGGTGGTGCAGGCCGACGGCGCCGCCTACGTCCTCGACGCCGCCCCGGACCAGGCCAAGAAGGCCCTGGAGACCATCTCCTCCACCGGCCGCCAGGCCCTCGCCGAGATGCGCCGCCTGCTCGGCGTGCTGCGCACCGGCGAGCACCAGGAGGGCGGCGAGTACGTCCCGCAGCCCGACGTCGAGCAGATCGACGAGCTCATCCAGCAGTGCCGCACTTCCGGCCTGCCGGTCGACTTCAAGGTCGAGGGCACCCCGCGCCCGCTGCCCAGCGGCGTCGAGCTGACGGCGTACCGCATCGTGCAGGAGGCGCTCACCAACACCCGCAAGCACGGCGGGCCGAACGCCGGCGCGAGCGTGCGCCTGGTCTACTTCGACGACGGTCTCGGCCTGCTCGTCGAGGACGACGGCAAGGGCGCACCGCACGAGCTGTACGAGGAGGGCGGCGCCGACGGCCAGGGGCACGGCCTGATCGGTATGCGTGAGCGGGTCGGCATGGTCGGCGGCACCCTGGACGCGGGACCGCGACCGGGCGGAGGATTCCGGATCAGTGCGCTGCTGCCGCTCAAACCAGCACACTGA